AAAATCCAGCAGGGCAATCAGCACGCCCGCAAGTCACCCCGGAATACCCAGCGGCATCGCGGCCGCCCCCGCGGCAACCGGCGCGGCGACGCGAATGTCGACCAGCAGGTGAGCGCGCTCTGTATCTCCAGCCCCGACCGTGGTCTCCTCCAACGGATCGTCTCTACGCACCCGCCAATGGAGAAGCGCATCGAACGGCTTCGCTCGTAGATGCCCGGGATACGCGAACTCCTCGCGGTCGTCCTCGGCGCTGCGCTCGGCGTCGCGCTCCTCGCCGCGCCGCGAACCATGCTTCAGTTGTCCGTGTTCGTCAACCCGAATCGCCGACGCCGTGGTGACTACGGCACTGACGAAGCAATCCCTGACCGGTGGATGTGGGTCGCCCGTGGGCTTGGTGTCCTCTGTCTCACAATAGCTGCGTTCATCGCCTACCAGACGTACGCTTAACCACTCTGTCTACCAGTTTGGGGACGCGGATTGAAGACCTGTCTCGAGCTGTAAGTACGCCTCTTCCGATTTTTCCGTGTGGAATCGACCATCGACTCTCGCTAAATACTCATCAAGTACAGGTCACTGCTCGGCGCTGTAGACGATGCGCGAGGGCGCTTCGTAGCCACAGTCGGGGCAGTTGAACCATCGCTGCACGTTCGCCCCATCAGCTGCCTTCTCGCCGACGAGAACGTCGTCATTCGGGCACTCAGGACAGCCCAATTTGGGGGTTGGTCTGTCTCGAAGTGCGTCCCGAAATACTGTCTCCTGCTTCGTCTCGAAACCACGCGACCAGACCGGGTAGCCGTCGACGAGGATTGCTGCCCGCCACTTGTACCGGTATGAGTCCGGTACACGATGGAGAGTGGTTCGGGCTCCAGTCTCGGTGTTTCGATACGCGAGCGACGGGGTGCGACTCTCCCGTGTCCAGTTGGTGATTCGGGGCGTCGGTTAGAAGTGGACGTCGGCAGGCACGATCCAGAGGTTCTTGCTTTCCTCCAGGATTCGATCCAACTGCTCGCGATGGCGGATGCCGCTCGCGTGCTCGGTGTACAGGAAAATCGTCGGGCCGTCGTACGCACCGACCTGGTGGAAGGCGTGCCGGGCGAGGTTCTCATCGCGCATAATCTCCTGGTCTGAGAGTTCGTCGATGGCTTCCTTCACCCGTTCGAGATTGCGCTCGAACTCTTCTTTCGTCGCTTCCCACCCTCGGTCGAGTAGGTCCTGCCCGCCATCTGTGTCAACTGGTGCCGTGGTCGGGAGATCGCCCCACCGCGCCTTGCCCGCGACCGTCGTGTCCTCCTCGTCGAACGTTACATAATAGTCGAACACGGTGAAGGAATGCGGGTCCGCGCCCACCAAGCGGTCGAACACCGTCTTTCCGGTGGCCAATGCGTCGTCGTATGTCGATGCCTCTACCAGAGTGTAGATGACAATGTACATCTGCTTTTCACTTTTGCTGCCGACGACCGCGACTACGCTCCGCGTCACTGTACGCTGCGCCGATACCCCTTGCCGGCGCTCGAAAAACCTTGCAAGATTACACGCTCGCTAGGCGTCGTTTTGTTCCGCTCCAGTTACCTCCTCGACGGCGATTGTCAACTTCCCAATTCTGGGTTCCAAAGCAGTGCGTTTCGCAAAGTTGGCGGACAGCCTGTGAATCCGGTACGGTCGCACTAGTCGACGGTGTCGCTACTTGGAGTGTTACCCTACGTTGTTCTCGAGGGCATTTCCCTGCTGCCGCACCCCTCGTGAGACGGAAAACAACAACCGCGGCGGGCGCGCCTAGCTACCGGAGTCGAATCGTATCCCCGTTGCGCTCGAGAATCTGCTTTGCAACGAGTCGGGCAATCGCGTCGTCGACGGCACCTTCTGGATTGTCCGAAAGCGCTCGCACAGTCGCGAGGACTCGCTCCCGGATTGTTTCGACGTCGCCGATTCCATCGTCAACAGCCCCCAGCACAGTGTATTCGACTTCGAACTCTGTCGCGAACTCTGCAATACGAGCGGTGAACGTGTTTGGAAGCCCGGACAGTGAGGTCACCGCCATCTCGATCGCGAACAGCGGGTGCGAACGGTCACGAATCTGTCGTGCCTCCGTTGAGCCGGTATTGAACGATCGCTGTTCGTCAATTTCGGTCAGAATTACCTCGTAGTCCAACCCCCGCTGGGCGTACGTCCGCATGTCTTCGATATCGCGTCGACGACCACTCGCCAGGTCACCACCGGAGACTGCTTTCAGCAAAAACATATCCTCATCGGCGAGGACGAATGCCGTCGCGTGATTTCCTGCCCAGAACTCCTCCGCTCGGTCGTGCATCCGGTCGGTGATCCACACTTTCCCGACGACTTGCCGTTCGAAGATATCGATCTGGAAACCACGCTCCTTGTGATGCAACTCGACAGTTTTCCCGACACCATCGAATGATTCAGTTGGCTCGCCGACGACCGCGAATTCCTGCGACGTGAGCGTCTGGAATACGTGTTCGAACTCGGAGACGATTCCGAGCGCCAGATCGATATCCTCGGTCTGGTCCTTCAAGCCCCGAACTGTCATCGCAGACCCCCCGAGGAGGTACACCGTCACGGATTCCGAAAGCCAGCTGTCGAACTCCTCGAGAAACTCTTTGATCGCTTCGCCGCCTTTGAACACGGTCATGAAACTTCGTACTGCTCTTTGAGCGCCGTAAATTCTGCTTCACTCGGGAGGATGACAGGGGATTCCTCCGAGGCGTCGAACTCTCCCTCAAGTGGCCGATACATCGCAGCTACTGCAGATTCCAAATCGTACCACGTTGCAGTCTCCGTCAGCGTCTCCTGGTCGATGTCCAGCTTCTCGATCAAGAGCATTGCATAACTGACGCGGCGGGACCCGCTATCGAGGACGAGCGTGTGGCACACCACCTCGGCAGGTGTGAGTTCCTCGTTGGGGGCATACCAGAACGCGGGTTCGCCGGCGAGGAAGAACTGCAGGCCGTACGCTGCAAACCGAGCGAGTCCGGTCAGTTGCCAGTCGGAGGCGGACTCGAGTGCATCCGTATCCGTGGCTGTCTGGACGCGGACGAGTGCCCGCTTCGGATCACACCATTCGACGGTCGAACTCGGCGCGAGTGCCCGGACTCGCGACCGGTGTTCGTGTCGCACGACAGCGTGCGCGAACGCCAACAGCGGGGAGAGGTCCTCACTCAACGCGTACTCCGGGCCGGACGGGGACAACATCGCCCGATGCTTAAGCGGCGACAGGGCCTTGTGAACGCCCTGCCGAGTAATGTCGAGTCGCGCTGCGATCTCGGACACCGAACGGGGCTCGTCGAGATACCAGCACACCCGGAGCGTGGCCGGCGAGAGGAGGTCGGCCCACTCGACGTGGCCGAGTTCCGCCTGGAGGCTCCGGTACGCTTCGACGACCGAGTGATCCGCGACATGGACCTGCCGCTGGTTGTTGGGACCACGGCGTTCGACGAGAAGCCCTGCTTCCAGCAACTCATCGAGGACGTCGTAGAGGTGTATCTGCGAATACCCAGTGTCCGTCGCGAGCTCAGCTGCCGTCGCGTCCCGGCCGGTACTCAATGCGTCAATGACGGCGAGTCCGGCCTTGGTGAGCATCTGTGTCTACTCTAAATCCTATTCGTATAAATACGTTTCTGGATTTAGGTTGACGAATCTGTTATTCGGCGACGAGATCTGCGAGCGCGTTCTCTAGCGTCCCGTGGAACTGCCAGCTCGCCCGCTCGAAGGCCTCGTCGGTCGGGCCGTCCCAGCGGGGGACCCCGGAGTGGTCGCTCACCTTGATGGTCCACTCGGCCGGCTCGTCGAACGGGTTCTGCGTCGGAAGTTCCACGACGTAGAGGAACTCCTCGTCGCCGTGGATGCCGTTAGCTGGGTTCTCGACACCGTAGCCGAGCAGGAACACTGGTTGGTCCAGATGCTCCATGTTTGCCGGTTTGGGGAGATCCGCTGGCTGCGCTGCGTCGATCGTTCGCTCCGTCTCACCGTCTAGGTAGAGTCCCATCGTCGAGAGCTTGTCAAGGAATACGAACGTTGCAGCCGTGTAGCCCGGCCCGCGCTCGGTACAGGTTGCATCGAGGAGGTCTTTCAGCTGTGCGAGGTTCCGGAGGACGCTCGTCGGGTTAGCCGCCAGAATGGCGGTAGACTTGTGCAACGCGGTCGTCATGGGCTGGTTCGCTAGTCTGTTCGACTCGTTGGACAAATCGGAGTTGACTCTGTGTCGACATCGATTTTCCCAGCGCGTGTGCGCCGGCGATGGGTGCCGGCGCACAAAAACGAACTCGATGTACCCTATTTCAGGAGTCCACCAACCACTCGACGGTAATCGTCAGATTCCCCGACTCGTAGTCGGCCTCGAAGTCGACGGTAAACGCGTCCGATTTGGAGGCGGCGTGGTAGGCTCGATGAAACTTGAGTGAACCAGTCGCCTTGAAGTGAAAGAACGCGGCTGCGGTGTAGGGCTCGCTTCGGGTTTCGATCTGTGTCTCGACTGAGGCAGGGAGCGCGATCTGTGGCATGTCGGTGTCGATGCCTGCTGCGAACGCCTTCGCCTCCTCGACGGTCGCTTGCGAATGCGCTGGTGTCTGGCCGGTCAGCACGTCCACTGGTGTCTCTGTGTCGTCGGTGAACAGGACGTCTTCGAAGGTCTGTGTCCCGAGAACCGCGTCGGGGCCCAACTCGCAGTCGTGGAACGGATCGTCGGCTAGTTCCTCAGTCATGGAATCATGAGCCCACGAGGGCTCAGTCCTTCCAGCCCTCGAAAAACAGCAGCTGCGTCGAAGCAGGTTGTCTACGAGTGGGTCAGACTCGCCCTTTCGAACGTTGCTTCCCCAGTCGAGATGAGCAACTCCTGCCGATCGCCGACCCGTTCAGCGAGCTTCCGTTTTAGATACTGTCTCGCCGTCGACGGCGTGAACACACCCTTATCGATCATGTCGCCGACGACATCCTTGAGCGCCTGAAACTGCCCCTGCAGTTGGCCGTCACCGACTGGCTCACTATCGTCCCAGTGCACAGTGGCGAGTGCGCCGTTCCCGACCGTCTCGCCTTGCTCAATCATCCCTGAGTCGTACTGCAGACCGAACCACAGCGTCCGATACGCGGTCACCTCGAAGGTCGACGACACCACGAAGAACGCCTCGTGATGGAGGTAGTCGAGGTGGTCGGCCACGATCTCGTCGAGTGAGAGGCCTGTCGCTCGAGGCTTCGGCTCGACGACCGTCTATGGTTGGTCTTCGCCAGCGAGGTAGCCGTCGACAGCGTCTGTCTCGAGGCCATCGGCCAGTTCCGCGAGCAGCTGTTTCGCCCACTTGGTGTTTGTGTCGTCACCGCCGAATGGCGTCGCCGCCGTGATGCGGTGCTTCAGTTTGAGGTTCGCAGCTCCCCACTGAGAGTAGTGGAGTGTGTACGTGCCGTCGGTTCGTACGCAACGAGTGCACGATGTCCCATGGTAAAATCGCCTCACGGAACGATGCTCGTGTAGAGTCGCCCCGTACCTCTCTGGGAATGATAAATCAACAATAAAAGCTGATATTATTTTGATATTTACCGCGGGGATCTGCCCTGACTACTGATTCGAGCTATGGATCCTCAGAGAAATCGGGGTAGGAGATCGGGTCGTTGTTCAGCGGAAGAAGTGAATCAAGAGTATATAAATGAATTATCATTGTTTTTACCTAAACTGGCAGGCAGCGTCCGATTTTGACGAAACCTGAACCCTATGGGGTATGGTATGTGTTTAGCCCGAACTGATTTCGCCACTGTCTCATAGGAAGCGCACAAGCCGGGCTGTATGTACTGGCGGCAGGGTTTCGTGGTGATCCACAGGGATGGGCTCCGCGGCGGAGCCCATCCCGTCACCCCTGCTGTCATCGCTGGTAGGTGGGATCTGTGAACGGGGACGATCTCACCAAGGAGGAACTGCTTTCTCGCTTTCTTCAACTTGAGCAGCGGGTCGAAGAACTCGAACAGGAACTCACTCAGAAGAACAAGCGGATCGAAGAACAGAACGAGCAGATCGAGGAACTCGAAGCACGGCTTCGCAAGTACGAAAATCCACACACCCCGCCCAGCAAACGACGGTCGGCGACCCCTCGGTCGCCGACCTCGGACAGTGACGAGGACGACGATAACGTCCGTACTGACGGCGGAACACCGGGTCGGAACGACGGACACGATCCAGAGTGGCGAACAGTGTCTGATCCCGATGAGGAAGTTGAGGTCACCTGCGACTGCTGTCCAGAGTGTGGTGAGGATCTCGACGAGTCGGTGGGCGTCAGCCCCCGACTCGTCGAAGAGATTCCCGATCCACAGCCGCCTGTCGTCACCCGGTACAACCGTCACTGCTACGAGTGTGAGTCCTGTGGAACCGCAACTGTTGCCTCACACCCCGACTGCCCCGATGAGGGGCAGTTCGGGGTGAACGTCATCGCACAGGCCGCACTCTCCCGGTACGAGCAGCGACTTCCCTACCGGAAGATCGCTGATCGCTTCGAGCAGCTCTGTGGGTTGGAGCTTTCGGGCGCGTCCGCGTGGCACGCGACCGAGCGCGCTGCGCGCGGCGCTGCGATACAAAAAATCCGTCGCCACATCCAGGACGCTGATGTCGTCCACGTCGACGAAACCGGCGTCAAACGTGACGGTGACCAAGCGTGGATCTGGACGTTCAGGACGGCCGAGCACACGCTGTACGCCGTCAGAGAGAGCCGTGGTCATGATGTTCCCGCGGAAGTCCTCGGTGAGGACTTCGCGGGAACGGTCGTTTGTGACGGCTGGACGGCGTATCCGGCCTTCACCAGCAACCTCCAGCGGTGTTGGGCCCACTTGCTCCGTGAGGCCGAAGACGTCGCCGACGACCACAAGAAGGGAGAGCGGATTCACCGATCTCTCAGGCAGATGTACGTCGGTCTCCAGGCGTGGCTGGAGACCGACCCAACAGTCCGTGAACGGGCACAGATGCATCGGTCTGCCCGGGCCGAACTCACCTCGCTCGTTGAGCGGTCAGAGACCGACGGAGCAGTGGCAACACTGCTCGGGAAGATCGAAGGTGGGCTCGACCACTGGCTCACCTTCGTCGGTGAGCCAGCGGTCTCACCGACGAACAATGCTGCCGAGAACGCGCTTCGTGAGCCGGTCGTTCTCCGGAAAATCATCGGGACGCTCCGTAACGACCATGGAATGTTCGTCCACGAGACGTTGCTGTCCCTGCTGGCGACGTGGCGCCAGCAGGGACGCAACCCCTACGAGGAACTCAAGCGAGTTGCCCGAGACAACGAGATGATTTCACGGGCGCAAGCTGTGCCGGTTGTCGAGCCCTCGGGGTAAACACATACTCGTGGTTTAAATCGGGGGTCGAGGAAAATAGCGCGCGTCAGATGAAGAGTGAGATGAGGCCAAGAACGAGCGCGGTGTATACCACAGCGAACACGGCGAACGCGAGGATAGTCAGTGTCGTTCGAATGTGCGCTCTGGCGTGTTCTTGAATTGTCGCACTGTGCATATCTTCACTGAACACTGTCGGCTGTCGGGCCAACCCTGACTACTTTCCCTACAAATTCACTCCCGTCCTCTTCACCTTCTCCGTCGACTTTGAGTTTGATGTCCTTCCATTCCACTTCTCCGAAGCCACCTTCAGTGCAAACGATGGTTCCTGAATCTGAGGTGATAAAGCCACTTGCGTTGGTACTAGGTGACTCGCTCAGAGTGATGTCGTAGTATTCGCTAGCCGTTGGGTCTCCATTGAAGTACGTGTTTGTGGTGAAGTGGAACTCGATTATCTCACCCGAATCAAGTCTGAGGTGGTGGGGGTCTTGATACTGGCTTCGGTTGTGGTAGAGGTAGGCACGCTCCGCTCCAAAATCCCTGTCTCCCGTCATTGGTTAACTCTGACTAGGAAGGCTACTGTCATAAATCGATGATACGTATCGCCGTCGCGACTGCCTTCTCGACATCTTTGCTTCGAGTTTCTGTGTTCTCTGAGTGAACCAGTATCTCCGACTCCTCGGTTGTCTTCACTGCGGAAGTGTGGAGTGATGAGGTGTGCGGCAGTAGACGACACGTAATCCCATACCGTTGCTCGGTGTCGACCTTGTGGATGTCATGGCACAAGCGCGGTTCG
The Halomarina pelagica DNA segment above includes these coding regions:
- a CDS encoding DUF7568 family protein codes for the protein MTNWTRESRTPSLAYRNTETGARTTLHRVPDSYRYKWRAAILVDGYPVWSRGFETKQETVFRDALRDRPTPKLGCPECPNDDVLVGEKAADGANVQRWFNCPDCGYEAPSRIVYSAEQ
- a CDS encoding MarR family transcriptional regulator; this encodes MLTKAGLAVIDALSTGRDATAAELATDTGYSQIHLYDVLDELLEAGLLVERRGPNNQRQVHVADHSVVEAYRSLQAELGHVEWADLLSPATLRVCWYLDEPRSVSEIAARLDITRQGVHKALSPLKHRAMLSPSGPEYALSEDLSPLLAFAHAVVRHEHRSRVRALAPSSTVEWCDPKRALVRVQTATDTDALESASDWQLTGLARFAAYGLQFFLAGEPAFWYAPNEELTPAEVVCHTLVLDSGSRRVSYAMLLIEKLDIDQETLTETATWYDLESAVAAMYRPLEGEFDASEESPVILPSEAEFTALKEQYEVS
- the tnpC gene encoding IS66 family transposase; this translates as MNGDDLTKEELLSRFLQLEQRVEELEQELTQKNKRIEEQNEQIEELEARLRKYENPHTPPSKRRSATPRSPTSDSDEDDDNVRTDGGTPGRNDGHDPEWRTVSDPDEEVEVTCDCCPECGEDLDESVGVSPRLVEEIPDPQPPVVTRYNRHCYECESCGTATVASHPDCPDEGQFGVNVIAQAALSRYEQRLPYRKIADRFEQLCGLELSGASAWHATERAARGAAIQKIRRHIQDADVVHVDETGVKRDGDQAWIWTFRTAEHTLYAVRESRGHDVPAEVLGEDFAGTVVCDGWTAYPAFTSNLQRCWAHLLREAEDVADDHKKGERIHRSLRQMYVGLQAWLETDPTVRERAQMHRSARAELTSLVERSETDGAVATLLGKIEGGLDHWLTFVGEPAVSPTNNAAENALREPVVLRKIIGTLRNDHGMFVHETLLSLLATWRQQGRNPYEELKRVARDNEMISRAQAVPVVEPSG